DNA from Megalops cyprinoides isolate fMegCyp1 chromosome 14, fMegCyp1.pri, whole genome shotgun sequence:
CTTGCCTCTCAGCTGTTTGATATACAAATGTCATCCTCCAAATCAATATTAGTAcaaattaatgttatttatgaaacaatattcaattcaattcaattcatttttatttgtatagcgctttttacaacacaagttgtcacaaagcagctttacattgttcccaggcctgagaccccctgagagcaagcctaaggcaacagtggcaaggaaaaactccctatcaggaagacaccttgagcagaaccgggctcatgggggggcccatctgcttctggccggcactgggcagatagagttagacacaaaattatgcaatgtatatttgttattgacagACAATAGCAGTTAgcagtagagtgattataagaatgtctcctaggatgtccaggtcttggaatgcagttggctttgatgggcagggcagcgaggtagcaggactggaaaacgagatgagacgcttgggctacagctccggacaggagcccggagcagggaataggaagcaaacagaaaacagtggttagtggatgataagaatggcagggatgtagaacagagaggcaggagaggaggggcagagaaaaaggtgtgcaacaaggaaagaccccggcaggctaacattatggcagcatacctaggggacggtATCACAGTATATCAGTGTAAATGTATCATATGAAAAAGACATACAATTTCCTTTGCACTAAGAACAGCTAGCACGTACAGTGTACTCAGAACAGCAGCATGTAAGTTTGGACTAACTttattaagataatgggaaccatccattcaaaggcattttgatctaaagacatgcttaaatgcttgaaatttgtttcttagacaaatatcAATAGTGAATCCAATacatatgtatgaatttctttaaaaaaaaaataataaaaattggCTAACTTTgtagaatctaaaatataagagtttagatttttttgatcactgcttaattccatttgtgtttcaaatgtggaaaatagtaaaaataaagaaaaacccttctatgagtgggtgtgtccaaacttttgccTGGTAAAGTAACTGTCCTAGTGGTAGTGATATCTGTACAGTAAGATTGTATGTATTCTGTGCAAGCCAGTCACGGAGTAGCTGGGAACTGTGGGAGATGTTGTTCACACCTTCCTATTATGTAGTTGGAATGGTGGGTAATTAAAAATCAGCTGACAATAGCGGTAATGGGTACAGTTAAGTTAATTGTACAGATAGCATTGGTTACCTTTTGGACATAGGGCGGGGgaataaaaatcacattggGACTGCACGCTATTACATTACTTAGACATACATTTCAGTGACTACACCCTTTCAGTTGCAAGTGATTTAGGGTGATATGTCAGAGAAATTCGGTTTGGCCTCTGCAGGACCAAGGCTGGACCAGCCACAGgtgttttcattctgaatgaagCAAAGGGGACAGGAGTCCAGCCCAATTTCAGCCGAGTAAAGTAGCATCCATTCAATATGATTTTATCATAACTTCATCTGAGACTTATATTAACAAGATCCACAGCAAgttcatgtactgtatgtgtttgtttgttctgtgcATGATATGGCACCATATGATTTTATTATACttacacacaacaaaacatttcattacattacatgcatttagcagacgctcttatccagagcaacttccatcagAATAGAaaataagtgtatccattcagtttaaagaagcaacagtgtcagaccaggctcacaacactcccaacccagtgagtgtgagcataacactattcaagctctaccacaagttaacttgtgtactctgacaaaagccaatTATACTACAATACAAgagtccctagaacacaaagTCATAATACATGATAATACTTCACATAAAATTAGCATCAAATGCatgaagtagcaggtgttaggaggtagggatagaagtggaaccaaCATGAGtagagtcttagtcgaccaagttttcagTAGTcagtcgcagaaaaaaaaacccctcaaactccattcgggagctgcgccttgtcgttaaaaagttattagattatgtcgggcaggaaatcatcttTCGAGGGTGTAAAGGACAACCccaagaatgtgacatgcaaactcttCATGTTAAGATTTGCCTATCATTCATtgacctcaaacatgacttatcatctgaaacatgtaggggaaaGCCGGTACAAAACTAACACGAAAGTAACAGGGTGATTTTCTCCGAGCCtatacaagtctgatatgcctgactgcgtcagcatgtacagcatgcaacacttaccagaacccaGAAAAATCGCAtggatacatcatactttcgcgGAGTTATAGGCCtacccgagaagctgtttttgaccacagaaagtaaattcactcaagcggtattttttttttttttttgaatgacaatttgtgtttattgtttcatgtgtcatagtcatgatcatttgacagattaattagtacttgaacacatcctgaagtttgccatatCCGAGTTTCTCAGTTTcgaagcaagtcaggtttaactgtcaggagacattgtcgggacgattgtaacagctgtttctttcgtccctctacaataacaactataggacttattataatattataccgaagtcgttccacatttgtacaaaatagcactttggtattgatagaacacacacgtgagttgttgatcacaatgaaaattagtttctgtctgtaacgttatcttttaaaatgatgctTATCTGAAAAGTGCTACTTCCATCCCAGCTCTCCCCtaacgttattatccctttTGTATGTgacttatttttattcaatgtagCACACTGTTAccatggttcgttatgttttcattagcattattaagattctcatagtttacagttagcatttgctatattttttaacgttaaatcactgtttcttcaaTGCTAAAATTAcctagaattttttccaatctagtgttctaatcgcaccggttttagcatacgcgctaaatgggtaatcacaccggtgtgactgtatgcgTGAAAGGGTGATTACATTAGGttaattaatggcctaattaacattaacaaattgcaaagttaaggctatatgcagctaaataaatatattgtcatatgcgccattaggcttatccaagtgctcgtggggactggggaagctaaattaccttgcttactgcatgtttaacttcatgttctgttttttatttatcattgtgttggtgttacaagttcataagttgtattatgttatacattgtatgtattgtgttgaaataaattaacaaaatgttcagtctccttgctggttgctccgacacattcagaatcattactgCTTTTGCAGTTAGCATTGGCATTAACAGAAGGCTCGCTTCATGCAGTGagcttgtaaaatttatattttaaaagcccattattacggttttgtatttctctgtaatgtagcagtgttaacaatgttagGCTACTTATAACATTcctcctcagccctggaactcaaaccattttctgatgtcccaaaaaaatatatatttaaataaataaattaatgtcaaaGTGTGACGACTAGTCGAgtaatggcttgaactaactAGTTAACTAGTCAACTACTAGttgactaggaaaatctttggtcgggggcagccctagtcttcagtctgtgtcggaAAATGaccagtgattccactgtcctaactCCTGTGGGgaattcattccaccactgagagaccagtacagacagggataGTGACTGAGAAGAGACTCCATTGGGccgggacagtcagttgctcTGTGGATGTAGAGCGCAgtgatcttgagggaacataagGTTTGAAGAGGGGTCGTAGGTATGAGGGTTCTGttccattcactgtcctgtatgccagcaccaaggttttgaacttgatgtcagtgataacaggaagccagtgaagtgagatgaggaggggaaTAACGACTACTTTTAGGGAGATTTTTGACaagctgtgcagctgcagtctggattagttgtagaggtttgatgGTACAGACAGGAacacaagcaaagagggagttgcagtagtctaGGCGTGAGAAGATCAGGGtctgaactaggagctgtggTGAATACGTAATGAGATAGGGGTGGATCCTTCTGATGTTGTAGAGGAAAATTCCAGAAGACCGACTCACTGCTGTCatctgagaggagaaggacagttggctaCCAAGACTATTGACAATGATGTTGGTTGAAAGGCTTGTAGGGtccaggctgagggagagctctTGAAATGGGGAAGACTTGGATGGGATGAAAACCATCTCAGTTTTAGCTAGGTTCAGATTCAGGCAGTGGTCCACGATCCACTGTGAAGTGTCTTTTTGGCAAGCTAAGATGCGcgcagaaacctgtgtgtcaggTGGTGGAAATGACAGATTGGCATAGAAATGGTATGAAAAAccatgggaggagatgacagtgCCAAAAGATTGCATGTcaagggagaagaggagggggctgacagagccttgagggacacccaTAGACAGGCTGTGGGGACTGGATAACAAACAATGCTTCATAATTTACATTAGTTATATTTTCTGTAGAAATCTTGAGCTCTCACCATGTCTATttctatttctctttttcttcagaaaaaagaaggaagatGCAGATGGTAAGATGTGGAATTTATGTGTCTTACAGTTAAATATCCCATATCCTTTGTCATATAAActttaattaatatataaaacataaaattttaaGTATATAAAATCAAACATCCTTGCCCATTTTCTaaacacagttttatttataacaAGGTCAAAAATATGTGGCTATGGCTCAGCCAGTCTTGAGTGCAGGCTTAGCCCTGTGGCCTGGACTGAACcccaactgtttttttttactggggTAGACATGGATTTTTTTGGCAGGGATTCCTCATGTCTCCACACTCAGGCACCCTGCGACTTGTGCCCATGAGACGCTCAGATGAGTGTAGCTGCACTTGTCCTTCAATCGGTGCTTACTGCAGTGTAGTCCATTGTGAGGCTGGTAGTGTCAAAAAagagccattggctgtgtgcaaCTGTATTGGAGGACTACACTTGCCTTGCTCGTGTGTTCCTGAATGAGGTTGTTACAGTGACATCCCAAAAATGGTTgcttgagaggaaaaaaatcgaAAGCATTGTGTTCATACTGTAGGTTGCTAGGGAATATATTTTCAAGATACGAtccaaatatataattttattttaaaattctattTTATAAAGTTGTTTGTATATCAGTGTTAAGATAAAGTAGCGGCATAAAGACACATAAAATATGAAGTATGATTGATGTGCATTATTTAAAACTGCTGTTCCATAATTATAAGTGTTTCAGTTTTAATCAGAGTATGCATACTCAATTGATCATACCCTTCTTCTGCAGTTCTGCCCACTGCAGATAATGATGGAGGGACTGCAAATGGGGAAAATGTAAGTTCAGTTAATATGATCTTCTTAGCTCTCACTAAATCTGCTCTAATGCTAGATTTTCCCTCCCTGTTTTGGGAAGGGAGCTTGATACTTACCAATAACACTTTAATGGTTAAGGGCCTTAAGGGGTTCAGTCTCTCATAAGGCTTTTTGTGTTCAGCGCTCAGTTTAGGTCACTATGacttgccattttaaaaatctgcaaaaacttttcaacagacacacatgttCACAGTAAAGTAGAAACAAATGTTAGCAATATGCCACAGTAGCGTGTATACGAGGgaagcagtgcagtgcagtggttaGGGCTCGGGTTAACAAAGCTGACTTGATTACAAGAATTTTTTAGGCTGAGGTCCCAGGTGGAGCCTCACTGTTTGAACCTGAATCACTACAATAAACAGAGACCAGTTTAGACAGAGTAGATGGAATGTGAGCCACataaatgaatactttttaGCTCAGAATATAATTACCCATTATACAACagatatttttttgtgaattcaAATCACATTATTCAATACTAGCATATGAGAATtgaagatttacatttacatgtacatttatgcatttagcagacgcttttatccaaagcgacgtacaaaagtgcatatagtgggcaaacaggcacaagggcaagatgtgtacaggtcgTACAATGATGAATGTTACATTCTTACTTGTGGCCACCAATTTCTAGCACACACTTAGACcgtcactgaaaaaaaacaccagaaacacatacgcacattCAGCAGTAGTTAATTTTGATGTGAAAAAGACCGGGAAAGCAGCTAGTAATCTTACCGCATCAAGCTTTGCATGCGTGCAGTGGGAAAAGAGGGTTTGCCCTCCATCAGACATGAGCAAAGCCAGAGGCGTTCTTAGGATCTTGAAACATTGGGGGCTTAGCCCAGCCCAGAAATCTTTAGATTTTCATCCGATAATTGCCCCtttttcaagttatttcagagtaaaatgaatataagaTGTGACACTGCCAACAATGACAAGCCCTGTCACTGGTAcacgctctctttctctctctcgtgctcaCACAAAATGCGTGCGTGCTaagtagtgtgaagtagatctgctgcttgaatgacacacagaggacccaaAACATACTTGTGTTTTTGATCAAcaatatcatattattttcaaGGGCTTTAATGCATGATCAGAATGACAGATAAATAGATCCGAggctatttttttattattcttatttttgtttaaaaaaataaataaataaataaaaaaatttgaGATCTGGGGCTATCCATAAAACATTTGGGACTGTAGCCTCAGACACCCAGGCCTAACGACACCACTgagcaaagcaaaaacataaaaagcaagACATTTCCTGTGATTCTTAATGCTTATTCTAATAAGGACTCAACTGACAGTGGTATGGTCAGACATGGCAGCAAGCTCACTAACCACAGCTCTGAAACAGAGGAATTCACTCCTCATGATTGGATTTAGACCATATTTTGACACTACAGAAagcttcctttctctgtttgcacagaaacacatagcttcagcaaacagcacaaaGCCACTGAAGGAAGTtgtctataaaaaaaaatcagtggtgaTAAGTTATGACTAGCACCAGTGTCGGTTAGCTTTATCATGTCAGTTAATGTCAGAGTTAACTGCATTATAATGTTGGTTAGCAAGACAGCATCTCATTCTCTTCGTTTAACTGTGTGGAAATGGAACAATGGTGAAAACGGAAGACcaaaaactgaatgtaaaagTGAATGACATGACCGTGGCAGTTTTGCTCATTGAAAAGTGCTTTGCATATTTGTTCAAAACCTTCATTGTGAGGTCAGAGCTGTGGTTTGGCCCGTGACATTACATGTGTTATTTTAAGAAGTGGTTCATATGCAAAAACTCCAATGCTGTCAGCATGTTCAAGTCTTTTCAGCTCTAAATGTTTCTTTGAATGGCAGTCGGTCAAAAAGCAACCTCAACTCAATGCAGAATTAGCTGTACAGTATTTCAGTGGAATACAGCttcagaatgcagaatgcagtcaTATTACTGAATGCAGTCATCACATGCAGTCACATCATACTGTGCCATAGATAATGTGGCAGATGCCTGGGTGTCTATGAGGTTTAAACTTTACCTCCTGAAGCTTTCTGCACAGTAGTCAAGACTCCACTGGAGAGACAACAGCAATGTGCAGAGAGACATAGTACACAATCTCAGGGTCACTTTCCCCAAACTGCACCAGTAAAAACATGAGATACAGTCACCACAGTTACTCCAAATGCATGTGATACACTTATCCCAGTGTTTTCTGTGGCAGGATGAGAAGTCATCTAAGGAGGAAGTGCTGTATGCCACGATTGACCATGGAGAGGGCGGAGCCCCAGGGAACATTAGAGAGAATGCGGATGACAGCTGTGACTATGCCATCATCACCATGCCTTCTGGGCTGGCACACAAGCCCTCCATCCAAGAGGACTGTGCAGATGATTATGTTCTTATGAGTTCTTATGAGTAATCTCTTCACTCTGCCACATAGTGTCATCTAATGGACTGGACATCGTTATTGTTTTTCCAGTAAATTTTGTACCAAGTTCTTTGCTTACTGTAGATTGTTTCCATTTGTCCAGTGCTAATTTCCCATTTACAATAAAGTGGTGTTTTTATTGTggtaaattgttttttttttttttcagccatgtCTAATTTTCATTAGTTTAActacagataaaaaataaatattcccaGCTGCCAACCATACTGATCTTCCAACTGtcatatgttttatattttgtatagATAGAATACAAAGTATAGAACCCAACCCTCAAGCATACCATAcaaatatttgtacatgtagGTGCTGAATGAGTTACTAATCACTCCATTCATTGTGATTACTATGGCTCCCTCCCAACTCCAGAATCAAAGTTGtcacataaatatgttttagctcagaaaataaatatccatTGCCCACTGTCTCTTATTTCGACAGCAGATATTTTTGTGACGTCAGATCAGATGATTTAACACTAGCACATAAGAACTGAATCTCAACATTCTTACTTTTCACCCTGGTCATAAGTTATGACTATCATCGTCATCATGTTCTTGCAAGCATTCACCAGCATTTTTGGCTGTGAAATGCAgctggaatgtgtgtgttgtatgaaTGATAGCCAAAAACGCTGGTGAACATGCACTACAGTAAATgggaaatgccccccccccccgattggCGATTGAATAtcgccaacctctgctgatcagaattctaaataCCTTCACCTCTTAGTTGAATCATTAGTGTTActtgtttagttagctaaatagataatattgtgatttgattaagattaacCATTGATGTGGTAAGttcgattatgattattaatttaattattaattgaagttccaaattcatagtttagtatattttatgagacagAGTGCAGTGGCACCAACAGCATGTCCTTGGAAGGAAAGCTGTACAAGCAAATCCTGAAAAATATCCTTTTAGTTTGGTGCTTACAACTGTCATGTGAAGATGATGCAGATGGATCACTTATTAGTCAATGGCAGAGCTGCCAAGCATACACTGAGCAAGTGCGCAAGTCTGAGAATTGCCCAACATTTGATTCAAAACCACACATTCAAGGGTtttggagaggaaagagagaagggagacaAGGTGGTGGttttgaacagaacagaagagtCCAGTGTTTGACATTAGCCTGCTTGAATAGAGAACACACCTGGTGGTCAGGGAGTTGATAAGACAGGTGATGAATAGAAGAATATGAGCTGAGATTTtctgaaaaagagagggaagtgGGCCTAAGGAGCAAGTAGTTGAATGATGAGAAATCAGGAGTTTTGACATCTCTGTGTTGATGAGCTGGGAGAAAGTGGATGGGGCAGGTGGTGGCAAAATTACTTGGTTGGTTGAAGGAGTTTCAGATCATGGAAActttatcattaaaatattgcacaaagtCCTCTGCGGTGAGAGAAGATGGAGAGGTCAGAGTGGGAAGAGCAaggaagaaaaggaggagaacAGCTTACAGGGGTTAGTGGATAACTCCTGAATAATATTATGAAATTGGCATGCTTTATCAGATGAGAGAGCAAATGAGAAGGTAGAAAAAGAGTCTCGCGAATTTCTCCGAGCCCATACTAGTCTGATATGCCTGAGTGcatcagcatgtacagcatgcaacacttaccagaacctAGAAAAGTCGCgtggatacatcatactttcgcgGAGTTATACCCTAGAAGCTGTTTTTgatcacggaaagtaaattcactcaagcggtaattttttttttttgaatgacaatttttgtttgtttcatgtgtcatagtcatgatcatttgacagattaattagtacttgaacacatcctgaagtttgccatatCCGAGTTTCTCAGTTTcgaagcaagtcaggtttaactgtcaggagacattgtcgggacgattgtaacagttgtttctttcgtccctctacaataacaactatagGACTTATTATATTGTAGTGTTCACGGGGTTCAGGAAGAACGACGTGGAGAGTTGCCTTAAATTTGGCCAACCGGCCTTTtagcaacacacaaaaacaagacagtAGGGGAAAAGGGAAGGGACTAACTAAATGCCATAGCACAGTCACGGTGGGTAACTTTGTACATGAAAATGAGCAGCCGCGGAGCATGCGGGTCACGCTCCGCTTGCTTCCCCACAACACGTTACACTGTCCCCGCCTGAGAGGTTTGCTGTCCCCAGCTGTTGGGGAAGCCTTTGCTGTCGTGAAGCCCGCTGTTCAAGTCCTTCACTGCCCCCTGGCAGCGTGGCGGAAGTCGTCGGTTGATCCCCAGCCCCTGTCTCCCCCTGGATGGAGCTAGGGGCTGGTAGGGTGCGAGCCGGTCGCAATGGAGGACCTCCACCCTGTTCCGCCGGACCAGCTGCACCCAGTAGACGACATCGGAGAGCCGCTCCAGCATGGTGCACAGCCCAACCAATGGCTGGCAAGCTTGGGGGAGAGGACCTTCTTGCGCTCGGGGCTGTACACCCACACCAGCGCCCCAGGAGCAAAGTCCTCTCCCGTGCACCACGCGTTGTATGCCCTCTTCTGTCAGAGTCCGGCGCTGGAGAGGGCCCGTCTGGCCCGGTTGTGTACTTCTCAGTACCACTCCCGGAGGTGATGCAAGTAGTCCAGTCCAGGCGTGCCCTCCACCTTGGGCTCGGGGGGTGGGCCGAACACCAGGTCCAGCGGCATTCGCAGCTCGTGCCCGAACATGAGGGCCACAGGGGTGCAGTGAGTGGACTCCTGCACTGCCGTCCGGTACACCCACAGGACCAGGGGTAGGTGGAGGTCCCAGTCCTGCTGCCGATGACTGGTGAGGATGGCAAGCTGGGTGGCCAGGGTGCAATTAAACAGCCCGTCGCTCTGGGGATGAAGTGGTGTTGTCCGGGTCTTCTTGACACCCAGCCGCCAGCAGACCTCACCAAAGACTTCGAAATTCCGCCCCTGGTCGCTGTGCAGCTCCTCCGGTGCACCGAAGCAGCAGAACATCTCACTGACAAGACGGTCGGCAGTGGTGGCGGCGCTCTGGTCGGGAACCGCATACGCCTTGGGCCACTTTGTGAAATAGTCCATAGCCACGAGCACATAACGGTTCCCCCGGTCAGTGATAGGGAAGGGGCCCAggatgtccacacacacacgctccatCAGGGCCCCCACCTGGTACTGCTGCAGGGGAGCGTGGGAGTGCCGGGTTAGCCCCTGCCTGGCTGTGCAGGAGTCACACCTGTGAACGTGCACCTCGACGTCTTGCCGACACCCCGGCCAGTAGAAATGGGACTGCAGCCGGCGCAGGGTCTTGGCAACTCCAAAGTGGCCCGCCCCCACCGAGCTGTGGATGAGCTTGAGGACCTAGGGGCACAGCAGGCACGgcaccaggagctggaggacatcAGGGTGGCCCTCGGGAGACTGCCAGTGGCGGTAGAGGAGACCGTCCCGGCTGGTGAGGCTGGGCCACTGTGAGTAGAAGGCCTTGGTCTCGGGGTCCAGCGCTGATACTGCAGGCCACGTCAGTTGCTGGCCTTCTGCCACCCAGGCCTGGACCCGTGTGAGGACAGGGTCCTGGCTCTGACTCAGGCGGAGCTGCCGGTCCAGAGCCTCTACGCCGCGGCCGACGCCCAC
Protein-coding regions in this window:
- the si:ch211-214p13.7 gene encoding uncharacterized protein si:ch211-214p13.7, translated to MGNHLCRILKKKKEDADVLPTADNDGGTANGENDEKSSKEEVLYATIDHGEGGAPGNIRENADDSCDYAIITMPSGLAHKPSIQEDCADDYVLMSSYE